The following are encoded in a window of Panicum virgatum strain AP13 chromosome 5N, P.virgatum_v5, whole genome shotgun sequence genomic DNA:
- the LOC120676837 gene encoding probable esterase PIR7A, whose translation MSSGMEEISKRQHQHHFVLVHGLCHGAWCWYKVATVLESAGHRVTALDLPACGASAVRAEEVRSFQEYSRPLLRVVAAAPPREKVVLVGHSFGGHNLALAMEAHLEKVAVAIFVSAPMPVAGWPMSAVLEQHLQGDSASHSFLDCTFGIVGRGSENPAETFLVGPEWMSRRMYQLSPPEDLTLARLLVRPAQMFLRDEVMTGEKVLMEGRYGVVSRVFVVAEEDKTWPAKEQRRMAASYGPRMEVRAIRGADHMPMFSKQAELAQLIMEVAEKYS comes from the exons ATGAGTTCAGGGATGGAGGAGATCAGCAAGAGGCAGCATCAGCACCACTTCGTGCTCGTGCACGGCCTCTGCCACGGCGCGTGGTGCTGGTACAAGGTGGCCACCGTCCTGGaatccgccggccaccgcgtcaCCGCGCTCGACCTGCCCGCGTGCGGCGCCAGCGCCGTGCGCGCCGAGGAGGTGCGCTCGTTCCAGGAGTACTCCCGGCCGCTGCTCCGCGtcgtggccgccgcgccgccgagggagAAGGTCGTCCTCGTCGGGCACAGCTTCGGCGGGCACAACCTCGCGCTCGCCATGGAAGCCCACCTGGAGAAGGTCGCCGTCGCCATCTTCGTCTCCGCGCCCATGCCGGTCGCCGGCTGGCCCATGTCAGCGGTCCTGGAACAG CATCTCCAAGGAGATTCAGCGTCGCATTCCTTCTTGGATTGCACATTTGGAATTGTGGGGAGAGGCTCGGAGAATCCAGCGGAAACATTCCTGGTCGGCCCCGAGTGGATGTCACGGAGGATGTATCAGCTCAGCCCTCCAGAG GATCTGACACTTGCCAGGTTGCTGGTTAGGCCGGCGCAGATGTTCCTTAGGGACGAGGTCATGACCGGGGAGAAAGTTCTGATGGAGGGCAGGTACGGCGTGGTGAGCCGAGTCTTCGTCGTCGCCGAGGAAGACAAGACGTGGCCGGCGAAGGAGCAGCGGCGGATGGCGGCCTCCTATGGCCCCCGCATGGAGGTGAGAGCGATCCGTGGAGCAGA